The Neomonachus schauinslandi chromosome 11, ASM220157v2, whole genome shotgun sequence genome contains a region encoding:
- the AP5B1 gene encoding AP-5 complex subunit beta-1, whose amino-acid sequence MGPPSRETWAQRLGAFRASPSAFMAGPEGEDLGRDLLSELRSEKLSEQTKVSLLVLSLEYPAQLWPDAAAAEAAATSLLDTLVLLPPRPSALRRSLLLAATTALAAGDALGPTSGASRRLLPLLLGLASGRDLGRGFGPASEQRPLQATACECLRELESCKPGLLGGYLGLLRSLLGQEGPVQPLSLLLALALRNTLVIQARARAGLQGLLVAGDTPVTGGPWNWTLAEDGDAHLQPQAPSWPAAEEEACGLAVLEPSPEEARELRAAVAQLLDTSYLLTPVAQAQLLWLLGWALRGLRGQPPVLFKPQLVRLLGTAQLTLLHAVLALKAAFGEALFTAQDEALLLRRLTLAAQHPALPLPAHLFYLHCLLNFPENWPLGPTGEETAPLLLGPRLCRGLLPSLLHDPSALLAHLHLLCLLCAEDEEKEEKGQDWCPQHYLGELLAGLRQRAALHGGPRALATLCFQASYLVVHCLATQPTVLTPLTHGLAQLYRARPALAPHFVDLLDRVGPELGEPLRAALRQEVVSRPGRDEALRWHLQILSKVADGKAPSATLGFLRAAAAHCSDWGLQQALLQVCRALLRAGVAEGLADLLQAMARQLEDPDGRDHARLYYILLAHLAGPKLGVALGPSLAAPALTSSLVAENQGFAAVLMVQEAPAPMRLSVGPRRAAGPVPVLQLQVEVLEPLYSVELRFRVEGQLYAPLGAVHVPCLLPGRPCRPLHLPLRPRRPAPARLAVRALFATPAGLTCHAHLPPLLVNFADLFLPFPRAPDGDNQGFFEELWDSCLPEGAESRLWCPLGPQGLEALVACHLEPFVVVAQPPTSYHVAIRLPPASRLLLRLEAAQGDGVPVALRTDDWAVLPLAGDYLRGLSAAV is encoded by the exons ATGGGACCCCCGAGCCGGGAAACCTGGGCCCAGCGCCTGGGCGCCTTCCGGGCCAGCCCGTCCGCCTTCATGGCCGGTCCCGAGGGTGAGGATCTGGGTCGTGACCTGCTGAGCGAACTGAGAAGTGAGAAGCTGAGCGAACAGACCAAG GTTTCCTTGCTGGTCCTGAGCCTGGAGTACCCAGCCCAGCTGTGGCCGGACGCCGCTGCGGCCGAGGCAGCCGCCACCTCCCTGTTGGACACCTTGGTCCTTCTGCCCCCACGGCCCTCAGCCCTGCGGCGGTCCCTGCTGCTGGCGGCCACCACAGCCCTGGCGGCCGGAGATGCGCTGGGCCCCACCTCGGGAGCCTCCCGCCGGCTCCTGCCCCTACTTCTTGGCTTGGCCTCGGGCCGCGATCTGGGCCGAGGCTTTGGCCCCGCCTCGGAGCAGCGCCCCCTGCAGGCCACAGCGTGTGAGTGCCTGCGGGAGCTGGAGAGCTGCAAGCCTGGGCTGCTGGGGGGCTACCTGGGGCTGCTACGGAGCCTGCTGGGGCAGGAAGGCCCGGTCCAGCCGCTCAGCCTGCTGCTGGCACTTGCTCTGCGCAACACGTTGGTGATACAGGCCAGGGCGAGGGCCGGCCTGCAGGGCCTGCTTGTGGCCGGGGATACGCCCGTGACAGGTGGTCCCTGGAACTGGACACTAGCTGAGGACGGGGATGCCCACCTTCAGCCCCAGGCACCCAGCTGGCCGGCTGCCGAGGAGGAGGCGTGTGGCCTTGCAGTGCTGGAGCCCAGTCCTGAGGAGGCCCGGGAGCTGCGGGCTGCTGTGGCCCAGCTTCTGGACACTTCCTACCTGCTCACTCCTGTGGCTCAGGCCCAGCTTCTCTGGCTGCTGGGCTGGGCTTTGCGGGGGCTTCGGGGACAGCCGCCAGTGCTCTTCAAGCCACAGTTGGTACGGCTACTGGGCACGGCCCAGCTGACGCTGCTACACGCCGTTCTGGCGCTCAAGGCGGCCTTTGGTGAAGCCCTGTTCACGGCCCAGGATGAGGCCTTGCTGCTCCGCCGGCTCACCTTGGCCGCCCagcacccagccctgcccctgcccgccCATCTCTTCTACCTGCACTGCCTGCTGAACTTCCCTGAGAACTGGCCTCTAGGCCCCACAGGAGAGGAGACGGCCCCCCTGCTGCTAGGGCCCCGGCTGTGCCGTGGCCTCCTACCCAGTCTCCTGCATGACCCGTCAGCCCTCCTGGCCCACCTGCATCTGCTGTGTTTGCTCTGTgcagaagatgaagaaaaggaggagaaaggccAGGATTGGTGTCCCCAGCATTACCTGGGGGAGCTGCTGGCTGGCCTGCGGCAGAGGGCAGCCCTGCATGGGGGCCCCCGGGCCTTGGCCACTCTCTGCTTCCAGGCCTCCTACCTGGTGGTTCACTGCCTAGCCACGCAACCTACGGTGCTGACACCGTTGACCCACGGACTGGCCCAGCTGTACCGCGCCCGGCCTGCCCTGGCTCCCCATTTCGTGGATCTCTTGGATAGGGTGGGCCCTGAACTGGGGGAGCCCCTGAGAGCGGCCTTGCGGCAGGAAGTGGTGTCCAGGCCGGGCAGGGACGAGGCCCTTCGTTGGCACCTGCAGATACTGTCCAAAGTGGCAGACGGGAAGGCTCCAAGTGCCACCCTAGGCTTCCTGCGTGCGGCGGCGGCCCACTGCTCGGACTGGGGCCTCCAGCAGGCGCTGCTGCAGGTCTGCCGGGCTCTGCTGCGCGCGGGGGTCGCGGAAGGCCTGGCCGACTTGCTGCAGGCAATGGCCAGACAGTTGGAGGACCCTGATGGGCGGGACCACGCACGCCTCTACTACATCCTCCTGGCCCACCTGGCGGGGCCCAAGCTGGGGGTGGCCCTGGGCCCCTCGCTGGCCGCCCCTGCATTGACCTCCTCACTGGTGGCCGAGAACCAGGGCTTTGCCGCCGTGCTGATGGTGCAGGAGGCCCCGGCCCCGATGCGGCTAAGTGTGGGGCCCCGCAGAGCGGCGGGCCCGGTCCCAGTGCTGCAGCTGCAGGTGGAGGTGCTGGAGCCTCTGTACTCCGTGGAGCTGCGCTTCCGCGTGGAAGGACAGCTGTACGCGCCCCTGGGCGCGGTCCACGTGCCCTGCCTGCTCCCGGGCCGCCCCTGCCGGCCTCTGCACCTGCCGCTGCGGCCGCGTCGCCCGGCTCCCGCGCGGCTGGCCGTGCGCGCCCTGTTCGCCACCCCCGCCGGCCTCACGTGCCATGCCCACCTGCCGCCCCTGCTGGTGAACTTCGCCGACCTTTTCCTGCCTTTCCCCCGGGCACCCGACGGGGACAACCAGGGCTTCTTTGAGGAGCTCTGGGACTCCTGCCTGCCAGAGGGCGCCGAGAGTCGCCTCTGGTGCCCTCTTGGGCCACAGGGGCTGGAGGCCTTGGTGGCCTGCCACCTGGAGCCCTTTGTGGTGGTGGCCCAGCCCCCCACCAGCTACCATGTGGCCATCCGCCTGCCCCCAGCCTCGAGGCTGTTGTTGCGACTGGAGGCGGCCCAGGGGGACGGAGTGCCTGTGGCCCTGCGGACTGATGACTGGGCCGTGCTGCCCCTGGCCGGGGACTACCTCCGTGGGCTGTCAGCCGCTGTCTGA